Proteins co-encoded in one Halorussus vallis genomic window:
- the dinB gene encoding DNA polymerase IV, which produces MAEGGPRLPGTPDEEGGDAIVLHVDMDCFYASCERRREPELRGEPVVVGMGYEDGENHGAVATASYEAREFGVESAQAIGQALERLPRKVDAENDPEIDPDEAGHYRPVDMDYYQEVSAEVKDILHDAADVVREVSIDEAYLDVTDRTAWEVAEGFARHVKNRIDREVGVTASVGVAPNMSAAKIASDHDKPDGLVVVEPGEVRSFLAPLDVAEIHGVGPVTARKLREMDVETAGDLATADRRALVARFGERGAEMHRRARGEDDREVTPRGRPKSLSRESAFVDPTDDEGKKRERVRTLAAAVADRATRKGALYRTIGIKAVTPPYDVNTRSKSLSGPVDDPELVEEVALELLEEFADDRVRKVGVRVSNLEFSEGEQASLGDGWDDADPSDAEEVTASGESGESDETTESDETTESDEATESRESRESSESGEPSDSDPTAEEGVARPDGSPDLRNFAGAGDADAGDDRGEDDTEGDADPRGQSSLTDF; this is translated from the coding sequence ATGGCCGAGGGAGGCCCGCGACTGCCCGGGACGCCCGACGAGGAGGGAGGCGACGCCATCGTGCTCCACGTGGACATGGACTGCTTCTACGCCTCTTGCGAGCGCCGCCGCGAACCCGAACTCCGCGGCGAACCGGTCGTCGTCGGCATGGGCTACGAGGACGGCGAGAACCACGGCGCGGTCGCCACCGCGAGCTACGAGGCCCGGGAGTTCGGCGTCGAGAGCGCCCAGGCCATCGGGCAGGCGCTCGAACGCCTGCCCCGGAAGGTCGACGCCGAGAACGACCCCGAAATCGATCCCGACGAAGCGGGCCACTACCGCCCGGTCGACATGGACTACTACCAGGAGGTGAGCGCGGAGGTCAAGGACATCCTCCACGACGCCGCCGACGTGGTCCGGGAGGTCAGCATCGACGAAGCCTACCTCGACGTGACCGACCGGACCGCCTGGGAGGTCGCCGAGGGGTTCGCCCGCCACGTCAAGAACCGCATCGACCGTGAGGTCGGCGTGACCGCGAGCGTCGGCGTCGCGCCGAACATGTCGGCCGCCAAGATCGCCAGCGACCACGACAAGCCCGACGGCCTCGTGGTGGTCGAACCCGGCGAGGTCAGGTCGTTTCTCGCGCCGCTCGACGTGGCCGAGATTCACGGCGTCGGTCCGGTCACGGCCCGAAAGCTCCGGGAGATGGACGTTGAAACCGCGGGCGACCTCGCGACTGCCGACCGCCGCGCGCTGGTCGCCCGCTTCGGCGAGCGCGGCGCGGAGATGCACCGCCGGGCGCGCGGCGAGGACGACCGCGAGGTGACCCCGCGCGGCCGGCCCAAGAGCCTCTCGCGCGAGTCGGCGTTCGTCGACCCCACCGACGACGAAGGGAAGAAACGCGAGCGGGTCCGGACGCTCGCGGCGGCCGTCGCCGACCGCGCGACCCGGAAGGGCGCGCTCTACCGGACCATCGGCATCAAAGCCGTGACGCCGCCCTACGACGTGAACACCCGCTCGAAGTCGCTGTCGGGGCCGGTCGACGACCCCGAACTGGTCGAGGAGGTCGCGCTCGAACTGCTGGAGGAGTTCGCCGACGACCGCGTCCGGAAGGTCGGCGTCCGGGTGTCGAACCTCGAGTTCTCGGAGGGCGAGCAGGCGAGCCTCGGCGACGGGTGGGACGACGCCGACCCGTCGGACGCCGAGGAGGTGACGGCGTCCGGCGAGTCGGGCGAATCCGACGAGACGACCGAATCCGACGAGACGACCGAATCCGACGAGGCGACCGAGTCCCGCGAATCCCGCGAGTCGAGCGAGTCCGGCGAACCGTCCGACTCTGACCCGACCGCCGAGGAGGGCGTCGCGCGCCCCGACGGAAGCCCGGACCTGCGCAACTTCGCCGGCGCGGGCGACGCCGACGCCGGCGACGACCGCGGAGAAGACGATACCGAGGGCGACGCCGACCCCCGGGGACAGTCGTCGCTGACCGACTTCTGA
- a CDS encoding MFS transporter, which produces MNHNDRSIVGLVMVAHAMVHTYELSVPILVTIWLDRFGVSAGTMGLVVSAGYALFGLGALPGGLLADAYGSRRLIIACLAGMGGSFALLSVAPSVPVIALALVLWGLAASVYHPSGLSLISTGVSRQGTAFAYHGMAGNLGIALGPLSTAVLLLFFDWRAVVALLAVPAALALLFAFTVEFDETAGVDESTATGGDARADGGVSSLPEFVRDTKTLFSGAFVLVFVVVMCSGLYYRGVLTFLPEMLANQPLFDPVSVGSREIQPSRYIYAGLLMIGIGGQYVGGKLTDRIRVERGITGAFAALAVIAVLYLPALNAGLVPLLAASAVLGFALFVVQPLYQAAVAEYTPAGTRGLSYGFTYLGVFGVGALGAGIAGYVLELFSPTALFLVLCGFALTATAFGAILSMRVRA; this is translated from the coding sequence ATGAATCACAACGACCGCTCCATCGTGGGGCTGGTGATGGTCGCCCACGCGATGGTCCACACCTACGAGCTGTCGGTGCCGATTCTCGTGACCATCTGGCTCGACCGGTTCGGCGTGTCCGCCGGGACGATGGGGCTGGTCGTCTCCGCGGGATACGCGCTGTTCGGCCTCGGGGCGCTCCCCGGTGGCCTGCTCGCCGACGCCTACGGGTCGCGCCGGCTCATCATCGCCTGCCTCGCCGGGATGGGCGGGTCGTTCGCCCTGCTCAGCGTCGCGCCGAGCGTGCCGGTTATCGCGCTGGCGCTGGTGCTCTGGGGGCTGGCCGCGAGCGTCTACCACCCCTCGGGGCTGTCGCTCATCAGCACGGGCGTCTCCCGGCAGGGTACCGCGTTCGCCTACCACGGGATGGCCGGCAATCTCGGCATCGCGCTCGGCCCGCTCTCGACCGCGGTACTCCTGCTGTTCTTCGACTGGCGCGCGGTGGTCGCCCTGCTGGCGGTTCCGGCGGCGCTCGCGCTCCTGTTCGCGTTCACCGTCGAGTTCGACGAGACGGCCGGCGTCGACGAGTCCACCGCGACGGGCGGCGACGCCCGCGCCGACGGCGGCGTCTCGTCGCTCCCGGAGTTCGTCCGCGACACGAAGACCCTCTTCTCGGGCGCGTTCGTCCTGGTGTTCGTCGTGGTGATGTGCTCGGGGCTGTACTACCGCGGCGTGCTGACCTTCCTGCCGGAGATGCTGGCGAACCAGCCGCTGTTCGACCCCGTTTCCGTCGGGAGCCGCGAGATTCAACCCTCGCGGTACATCTACGCCGGCCTCCTGATGATCGGCATCGGCGGGCAGTACGTCGGCGGGAAACTAACCGACCGCATCCGGGTCGAGCGCGGCATCACCGGGGCGTTCGCGGCGCTCGCGGTCATCGCCGTCCTCTACCTGCCCGCACTGAACGCCGGCCTCGTCCCCCTGCTCGCGGCGAGCGCGGTCCTCGGGTTCGCGCTGTTCGTCGTCCAGCCGCTGTATCAGGCGGCGGTCGCGGAGTACACCCCCGCCGGGACCCGGGGGCTCTCCTACGGGTTCACCTACCTCGGCGTGTTCGGCGTCGGCGCGCTCGGCGCGGGCATCGCCGGATACGTCCTCGAACTGTTCTCGCCGACGGCGCTGTTCCTCGTGCTCTGCGGCTTCGCGCTCACGGCGACCGCGTTCGGGGCCATCCTCTCGATGCGGGTGCGCGCGTAG
- a CDS encoding DMT family transporter — protein sequence MTRARDVSSFLLMTLLFGGAFPAIEVGLRILPPLLLATIRYGTSALLLLGYAAARTDRWLPRSRGDWSAVVAGGVLFIGGTAFTFVGQQFTTAGVAAVIFSAIPVLTVVVGWALLPDQHLSRRGLLGLLVGFLGVAVVVDPTTVDLRAGLVGGLLVFLAALSVTVGTVLVRRSHPEMSVVGLTGWAMLVGAAIQYGASVAAGESTAGVRVTLLGALAVAYLAVLASGVGFVIYFGLLERFGPLEVNLVSYVVPVVSVALGWAFLDEPVTATTLVGFGVIVAGFLLLKEKDLAAELAKYRGAGR from the coding sequence GTGACCCGCGCGCGAGACGTCAGCAGTTTCCTGCTCATGACGCTGCTGTTCGGCGGGGCGTTCCCGGCCATCGAGGTCGGCCTCCGGATTCTGCCGCCGCTGCTGCTGGCGACGATTCGCTACGGCACCTCCGCGCTCTTGCTCCTCGGCTACGCGGCCGCGAGAACCGACCGGTGGCTCCCCCGCTCGCGCGGCGACTGGAGCGCGGTCGTCGCTGGCGGCGTCCTGTTCATCGGCGGCACCGCCTTCACGTTCGTCGGCCAGCAGTTCACGACCGCCGGGGTCGCCGCGGTCATCTTCAGCGCGATTCCGGTGCTCACGGTGGTCGTCGGGTGGGCGCTACTGCCCGACCAGCACCTCTCGCGGCGGGGACTGCTCGGACTGCTGGTGGGGTTCCTCGGCGTCGCCGTTGTCGTCGACCCGACGACCGTCGACCTCCGGGCGGGACTGGTCGGCGGACTGCTCGTCTTCCTGGCCGCCCTGAGCGTCACCGTCGGGACGGTGCTGGTCCGGCGGAGCCACCCCGAGATGTCGGTGGTGGGCCTCACCGGGTGGGCGATGCTCGTCGGCGCGGCCATCCAGTACGGCGCCAGCGTCGCGGCGGGCGAGTCTACCGCCGGAGTCCGCGTCACCCTCCTCGGCGCGCTGGCGGTGGCCTACCTCGCGGTGCTCGCCAGCGGCGTCGGCTTCGTCATCTACTTCGGCCTGCTCGAACGGTTCGGCCCGCTGGAGGTCAACCTCGTCTCCTACGTCGTCCCGGTGGTTTCGGTCGCACTGGGGTGGGCGTTCCTCGACGAACCGGTCACCGCGACCACCCTGGTCGGCTTCGGCGTCATCGTCGCGGGTTTCCTGCTGCTGAAGGAGAAGGACCTCGCAGCCGAACTGGCGAAGTACCGCGGTGCGGGCCGGTGA
- a CDS encoding ATP-binding protein — MSEETIEVAEVSAGVGGDAGEPGDPVELPVVEVLTGRAFVTGKSGSGKSNTASVIAEKLLDGGYPVMLVDTDGEYYGLKEEYELLHAGADDECDIQVNPEHAGKLAKLALEDNVPIILDVSGYLDEDEGKELLKAVAQQLFAKEKKLKKPFLMVVEEVHEYIPEGGGMDECGRMLIKIGKRGRKHGLGIAGISQRPADVKKDFITQCDWLVWHRLTWNNDTNVVGRILGNDYAEAIEDMGDGEAFMTTDWSEETRRVQFHRKQTFDAGATPGLEDFERPDLKSVSDDLVSDLKDISKEERRKEDELEELRMELRERENQIEDLERQLKEAREMEEVADKFAKAMLDTSQNRRANPYIDTGQQASLGNYDRNAGADGGAGQTASPAGSAAAAADSADDGGAVAESDDNSEESSTDRDPLEAIREELDALEPVERGMLAHYLRDGPSSPDAAHVVAGGPDDREIAYNHNRTLRQRGFVQHAGGGEYVAALPSLLAALTDGELDDDDRRKALAQVAEDLPDLD, encoded by the coding sequence ATGTCCGAAGAGACGATCGAAGTCGCGGAGGTGAGCGCCGGGGTAGGGGGCGACGCCGGCGAACCGGGCGACCCCGTCGAGTTGCCCGTCGTGGAGGTCCTGACCGGTCGCGCGTTCGTCACCGGCAAGTCCGGCAGCGGGAAGTCCAACACTGCGTCGGTCATCGCCGAGAAGTTGCTCGACGGCGGCTACCCCGTGATGCTGGTCGACACCGACGGCGAGTACTACGGGCTGAAAGAGGAGTACGAACTGCTCCACGCCGGCGCCGACGACGAGTGCGACATCCAGGTCAACCCCGAGCACGCCGGCAAACTGGCGAAGCTCGCGCTGGAGGACAACGTCCCCATCATCCTCGACGTCTCGGGTTACCTCGACGAGGACGAGGGCAAGGAACTGCTGAAGGCGGTGGCCCAGCAGCTGTTCGCCAAGGAGAAGAAGCTGAAGAAGCCGTTCTTGATGGTGGTCGAGGAGGTCCACGAGTACATCCCGGAGGGCGGCGGGATGGACGAGTGCGGCCGGATGCTCATCAAGATCGGCAAGCGCGGGCGCAAGCACGGCCTGGGCATCGCGGGCATCAGCCAGCGCCCCGCCGACGTGAAGAAGGACTTCATCACCCAGTGCGACTGGCTGGTCTGGCACCGCCTCACCTGGAACAACGACACCAACGTGGTCGGGCGCATCCTCGGCAACGACTACGCCGAGGCCATCGAGGACATGGGCGACGGCGAGGCGTTCATGACCACCGACTGGTCCGAGGAGACGCGCCGGGTCCAGTTCCACCGCAAGCAGACGTTTGACGCGGGCGCGACGCCCGGCCTGGAGGACTTCGAGCGCCCCGACCTCAAGTCGGTGAGCGACGACCTGGTTTCGGACCTCAAGGACATCAGCAAGGAGGAACGGCGCAAGGAGGACGAACTCGAGGAGCTTCGGATGGAACTGCGCGAGCGCGAGAACCAGATAGAGGACCTCGAACGCCAACTCAAGGAGGCCCGCGAGATGGAGGAGGTCGCCGACAAGTTCGCCAAGGCGATGCTCGACACCTCCCAGAACCGGCGGGCGAACCCGTACATCGATACGGGCCAGCAGGCTAGCCTCGGGAACTACGACCGGAACGCCGGTGCCGACGGCGGCGCGGGCCAGACCGCGAGTCCCGCGGGGTCGGCCGCCGCGGCGGCCGACTCCGCCGACGACGGCGGGGCGGTCGCCGAGTCAGACGACAACTCCGAAGAGTCGTCAACCGACCGCGACCCCCTGGAGGCCATCCGCGAGGAACTCGACGCGCTCGAACCGGTCGAGCGCGGGATGCTCGCCCACTACCTCCGGGACGGCCCCTCCTCGCCGGACGCCGCACACGTCGTCGCCGGCGGTCCCGACGACCGCGAAATCGCGTACAACCACAACCGGACGCTCCGCCAGCGCGGCTTCGTCCAGCACGCGGGCGGCGGCGAGTACGTCGCCGCGCTTCCGAGCCTCCTCGCGGCCCTCACCGACGGCGAACTCGACGACGACGACCGCAGGAAGGCGCTGGCTCAGGTGGCCGAGGATCTCCCGGACCTCGATTGA
- a CDS encoding universal stress protein — MVTYLAGTDGVRTSTRLGEYLDDEVAEGDTVHALYALGANPSQEDIDRGEEALAVFTDRFGREAAVELHHPIRSTPPSRELLITANEVDADKIVVGLRQHGVTERIVFGSTAQEVLKNTTRPVVAVPLATG; from the coding sequence ATGGTAACGTACCTCGCAGGGACGGACGGCGTCCGGACGAGCACGCGTCTCGGCGAGTATCTCGACGACGAGGTCGCGGAGGGCGATACGGTCCACGCCCTGTACGCGCTCGGGGCGAATCCCAGCCAGGAGGACATCGACCGCGGCGAGGAGGCCCTCGCGGTCTTCACCGACCGATTCGGCCGCGAGGCGGCCGTCGAACTCCACCACCCCATCCGTAGCACGCCGCCGTCCCGGGAGCTGTTGATAACCGCCAACGAGGTCGACGCCGACAAGATAGTGGTCGGACTCCGCCAGCACGGCGTGACCGAGCGCATCGTCTTCGGCAGCACGGCCCAGGAGGTGCTGAAGAACACGACCCGACCGGTCGTCGCGGTCCCGCTCGCGACCGGATAG